From one Lolium rigidum isolate FL_2022 chromosome 4, APGP_CSIRO_Lrig_0.1, whole genome shotgun sequence genomic stretch:
- the LOC124706707 gene encoding conserved oligomeric Golgi complex subunit 5-like, whose translation MAAPATPRLLLSPTSRDLLTGSSFASPPSPSSPDPASPLDAFASDPVLSAFLSPSFSPSDFSSAALSSGLAASRAEQLQEAIRLLRRHLRAEVLRRHPLLLSHLLSLRSANASLSTLPSNLRLLFSHLSLLSSHLSAPRSHLALSSSSLSSLLATADLLLHSHRLVRLSTRLLASSPAPDLARQAELHREIRLLYDEKNLSGINAVDEEMRKVDAAASKLRSEASAVIDRGIAESNQNDVWCGLQVYYNLGELKPAVEGLVGKCKAAGAKSVTVALDMKAISMAGGGGGPGGVQRSGTPQLGGSKRAADALWERMRQCMEDLHRAVTAAWQLQTVLTKKRVPFTQMLFLEEVWQEGEPLLTERVWDAIVKAFASQLKSVFTASSFVKEVFTLGYPRLFSMIENLLERISRDTDVKGTLPALTLEGKDHMVAAIGIFQNAFLALSQSRLSDYINSIFPMSNRGSIPSKDQISRLISRIQEEIEVVRTHGHLLLLVLREIGKILLLLAQRAEYQISTGPEARQVTGTVTPAQLKNFALCLHLHEVHTRISSILSTLPNVASEVLSPSLGVIYGVACDSVTSLFQAMLDRLESCILQMHEQDFGAHGMDGGMDNNASAYMEELQKCAIHFRSEFLSKLLPSSASRSETICTIMVRRMASRILIFFIRHASLVRPLSEAGKLRMARDMAELELAVGQNLFPVEQLGPPYRALRAFRPVLFLETSQLENSPLLQDLPPSVILHHLYSRGPDDLQSPLQRNKLTPLQYSLWLDSQGEDQIWKGVKATLDDYEMKVRSRGDKEFSPVYPLMCQIGSALSQATP comes from the exons aTGGCCGCCCCAGCCacgccgcgcctcctcctctcgccgACCTCCAGGGACCTCCTCACCGGCAGCTCCTTCGCCTCGCCGCCTTCCCCCAGCTCCCCCGACCCCGCCTCCCCGCTCGACGCCTTCGCGTCCGACCCCGTCCTCTCCGCCTTCCTCTCCCCGTCCTTCTCCCCCTCCGACTTCTCCTCCGCCGCGCTCTCCTCCGGCCTCGCCGCCTCCCGCGCCGAGCAGCTGCAGGAGGccatccgcctcctccgccgccacctccgcgccgaggtgctccgccgccacccgctGCTCCTCTCCCACCTCCTCTCCCTCCGCTCCGCCAACGCCTCCCTCTCAACCCTCCCCTCCAacctccgcctcctcttctccCACCTCTCCCTGCTCTCCTCCCACCTCTCCGCGCCGCGCTCCCACCTcgcgctctcctcctcctccctctccagCCTGCTCGCCaccgccgacctcctcctccactcccaCCGCCTCGTCCGCCTCTccacgcgcctcctcgcctcctccccCGCCCCCGACCTCGCGCGCCAGGCCGAGCTCCACCGCGAGATCCGCCTCCTCTACGACGAGAAGAACCTCTCCGGCATCAATGCCGTCGACGAGGAGATGCGGAAGGTTGACGCTGCCGCCTCCAAGCTCCGATCGGAGGCCAGCGCCGTCATCGACCGTGGCATCGCCGAGTCCAACCAGAACGACGTCTGGTGCGGCCTGCAGGTGTACTACAACCTCGGGGAGCTGAAGCCAGCAGTCGAGGGGCTCGTGGGGAAATGCAAGGCAGCAGGGGCCAAGAGCGTGACTGTGGCACTGGACATGAAGGCAATATCGATGGCTGGTGGCGGAGGTGGCCCTGGAGGCGTGCAGAGAAGTGGCACGCCGCAGCTTGGTGGCAGCAAGAGGGCGGCGGATGCACTCTGGGAAAGGATGAGGCAGTGCATGGAGGACCTGCACAGGGCAGTCACCGCTGCATGGCAGCTGCAGACCGTGCTCACCAAGAAGCGTGTGCCCTTCACGCAAATGCTCTTCCTCGAGGAGGTTTGGCAG GAAGGTGAGCCTCTATTGACGGAGAGAGTATGGGATGCCATTGTTAAGGCCTTTGCAAGCCAGCTGAAATCGGTATTTACTGCATCAAGCTTTGTCAAGGAAGTATTTACTCTTGGATATCCGAGACTCTTCTCCATGATTGAGAACCTTCTTGAGAGGATTTCAAGAGATACCGATGTAAAGGGTACCCTTCCAGCACTTACTCTTGAGGGAAAAGATCACATGGTTGCAGCTATTGGGATATTCCAGAACGCATTTTTGGCTCTCAGTCAGAGTCGCCTTTCTGATTATATCAATAGCATATTTCCTATGTCAAACCGGGGAAGCATACCTTCAAAGGATCAAATATCAAGGTTAATATCTCGAATCCAAGAGGAAATTGAAGTTGTGAGAACTCACGGGCATTTACTGCTTCTTGTTCTACGTGAAATCGGGAAGATCTTGCTTCTTTTAGCACAAAGGGCTGAATATCAG ATCTCTACTGGTCCTGAAGCTCGTCAAGTTACTGGCACAGTGACTCCAGCTCAATTAAAAAACTTTGCTCTGTGTCTACACCTCCATGAGGTTCACACACGCATTTCAAGCATCTTGTCAACACTCCCAAATGTTGCTTCTGAAGTCCTTTCGCCATCTCTTGGGGTAATATACGGTGTCGCTTGTGATTCGGTAACCTCCCTATTCCAAGCAATGCTCGATCGTCTGGAGTCCTGCATCCTTCAAATGCACGAGCAAGACTTTGGAGCTCATGGAATGGATGGGGGGATGGATAACAATGCATCGGCTTACATGGAGGAGCTTCAGAAGTGTGCCATCCACTTCCGAAGCGAGTTCCTGTCAAAGCTTCTGCCATCGTCAGCCTCCCGTTCAGAGACCATATGTACCATAATGGTCAGAAGGATGGCCTCGAGGATCCTTATATTCTTCATAAGACATGCTTCTCTTGTTAGGCCACTCTCTGAAGCAGGGAAGTTGAGAATGGCTAGGGACATGGCCGAGTTGGAGCTGGCTGTTGGCCAGAATCTGTTTCCAGTGGAGCAGCTGGGTCCGCCATACCGGGCGTTGCGTGCATTCCGCCCTGTCCTATTCCTGGAGACATCTCAGCTTGAGAACTCTCCACTCCTTCAGGACTTGCCACCCAGTGTGATCCTGCACCACTTATATTCTCGAGGACCGGATGACCTACAATCGCCTTTACAGCGAAACAAGCTGACGCCCCTGCAGTACTCTCTGTGGCTTGATTCACAAGGCGAGGATCAGATCTGGAAGGGTGTGAAGGCAACCCTGGACGACTACGAGATGAAGGTCCGGTCTCGTGGAGACAAGGAGTTCAGTCCAGTGTACCCTCTCATGTGTCAGATTGGATCTGCATTGTCACAGGCCACACCCTGA